A portion of the bacterium genome contains these proteins:
- a CDS encoding dual specificity protein phosphatase family protein — protein sequence MQNIIWSRNKTSKIVIPILLLTTVITLACSPVRPRPDNWAQPVSLAGVPNLFQVSENLYRSAQPDTLGMNNLKQLGIKTVVNLRSFHSDQDELGNTGLVREHIYMKAWHPEKEDVVRFLKIMADSARAPVLVHCQHGSDRTGTMCAIYRVAVQGWSKEEAIREMTQGGFGFHKMFSNLPKWIKALDIEQVRKEAGITFIPPPAAPKTNPPRQK from the coding sequence ATGCAGAACATTATTTGGTCCAGAAATAAGACCAGTAAAATAGTAATTCCCATCCTGCTTTTAACCACGGTCATTACCCTGGCCTGCAGTCCCGTCCGGCCGCGCCCGGACAACTGGGCCCAGCCGGTGAGCCTGGCCGGAGTGCCCAATCTTTTCCAGGTCAGCGAAAATCTTTACCGCAGCGCCCAGCCCGATACCCTGGGAATGAATAATCTCAAACAACTGGGGATCAAGACCGTCGTCAACCTGAGGTCGTTTCACTCCGACCAGGATGAACTGGGGAACACGGGCCTGGTCCGGGAGCACATTTACATGAAGGCCTGGCATCCGGAAAAAGAGGACGTGGTCCGGTTTCTGAAGATAATGGCCGACAGCGCCAGAGCTCCGGTGCTGGTCCACTGCCAGCACGGCTCCGACCGCACCGGAACGATGTGCGCCATCTACCGGGTGGCGGTCCAGGGCTGGAGCAAGGAGGAGGCCATCCGGGAAATGACCCAGGGCGGCTTTGGCTTCCACAAAATGTTCTCCAACCTGCCCAAGTGGATCAAGGCCCTGGACATCGAACAGGTGAGGAAAGAAGCGGGAATCACATTCATCCCGCCCCCGGCGGCCCCTAAGACCAATCCGCCCCGGCAGAAATGA
- a CDS encoding DNA-3-methyladenine glycosylase I: MTVKQTCPWPQDDAQMVEYHDTEWGVPLHNDQKLFEFLVLDAFQAGLSWSTILHKRENFRKAFKDFDPKKVARFTQPDIQRLLADPGIIRNRLKIEATVKNAKAFLKIQKEFGTFGKYIWSFVGYQPVDNKWESVGQIPTSSVQSDDMSKDLKARGFSFVGTTICYAFMQAAGMVNDHLTSCFRHQEVK, from the coding sequence ATCACTGTAAAACAAACCTGCCCCTGGCCCCAGGACGACGCCCAAATGGTGGAATACCACGACACCGAATGGGGCGTGCCTCTGCACAATGACCAAAAGCTCTTCGAGTTCCTGGTGCTGGACGCTTTCCAGGCCGGCTTAAGCTGGAGCACCATCCTCCACAAAAGGGAGAACTTCAGAAAAGCCTTCAAGGACTTTGACCCCAAAAAGGTGGCCCGGTTCACCCAGCCCGACATCCAGCGGCTGCTGGCCGATCCGGGGATAATCCGCAACCGGCTGAAGATCGAGGCCACGGTGAAGAACGCCAAGGCCTTTTTGAAGATCCAAAAGGAATTCGGCACCTTCGGGAAATACATCTGGTCCTTTGTGGGATACCAGCCGGTGGACAACAAATGGGAGAGCGTCGGCCAGATCCCCACCTCCAGCGTCCAGTCGGACGACATGTCAAAGGACCTCAAGGCCCGGGGTTTCAGTTTTGTGGGGACCACCATTTGTTATGCCTTCATGCAGGCGGCCGGGATGGTCAATGATCATTTGACGAGCTGCTTCCGGCATCAGGAAGTGAAATAA